In Pecten maximus chromosome 10, xPecMax1.1, whole genome shotgun sequence, one genomic interval encodes:
- the LOC117336271 gene encoding rho guanine nucleotide exchange factor 39-like yields MLSTRSRFKVLNEIAEKENASFNSGTGENDKLMQAAAKRERRRQKITIELFESEKTYLSHLELVNKYFDFPLRFNCLIPENVHTKIFSNTEQIMEVNKTLLEYMEEMTVGEAFRYLGPFLKLYSSYANNHNTALSTLQEWMQKSPDFAQFIHSQEDKPEVKGLKINALLITPVQRVPRYKLLLEDLMEHTCPDHHDYPHLQEATKQVTDIAAHINDHIKQHDNFQKMLAIQKSFDSSAPKILAPGREFIKEGPLKKISRRGGKPLDRMFFLFSDMLIYGKPKFLDSGNKSYSCCCVLPLKHCEVEQVLGTVKKTGGDTGGMMFKVSCKDENLLLYTMDQEEAKSWITALETHIKKLSSNRSTLRKPSSTMAPMRGKSLFKHRQKERKVDNQQKAKIHHKENKSKTIRFSGSPIKTGLSPLKNQIRALSYIELNISNCRSPSKKRRLDASQISTPVAVSMTRNGKPYRPHSLDLSDVKIEDAESPDFDLFPSSTDLDDCDRIEDTVEEEADRCVDDTANHIEENTFMQMTMDDLGETDVDLDSFCKAPSRKDSTSTVPQDVYYPSSYHADTKPQHSRHSLQRLASGSRKIKKRCGEALSSAYNRIQETKSNCSIQ; encoded by the exons atgttatctACACGAAGTAGATTTAAGG TTTTGAATGAAATAGCTGAAAAAGAAAATGCATCATTTAACTCAGGAACGGGtgaaaatgataaattgatGCAAGCTGCAGCAAAGCGAGAAAGACGTCGCCAGAAGATTACAATAGAGTTGTTCGAGTCTGAAAAGACTTATCTTTCACATCTTGAATTAGTCAATAAA TATTTTGATTTTCCACTGAGATTCAACTGCCTGATTCCTGAGAATGTACATACAAAGATATTTAGCAACACCGAACAGATTATGGAGGTGAACAAGACCTTACTAGAATATATGGAGGAGATGACTGTTGGAGAAGCCTTCCGCTACCTCGGACCATTCCTAAAATTATACTCGTCCTACGCCAACAATCATAATACAGCATTGTCTACATTGCAG GAATGGATGCAGAAGAGTCCAGACTTCGCACAATTCATTCACTCACAAGAAGACAAACCAGAAGTTAAAGGATTAAAAATTAATGCTTTACTAATAACGCCTGTACAGCGAGTACCAAG GTACAAGTTACTGCTAGAAGATCTTATGGAACATACCTGTCCTGATCACCACGATTATCCACATCTACAAG AGGCTACAAAGCAGGTCACAGATATAGCTGCTCACATCAACGACCACATCAAACAACATGACAATTTCCAGAAGATGTTGGCAATACAGAAAAGCTTTGACAGTTCAGCTCCTAAAATACTGGCACCAGGCAGGGAATTCATCAAAGAAGGGCCACTTAAAAAG ATATCTAGAAGGGGAGGTAAGCCATTGGATAGAATGTTTTTCCTGTTCTCGGACATGTTGATCTATGGAAAGCCAAAGTTCCTGGACAGTGGAAACAAGTCCTACTCTTGTTGTTGTGTGCTGCCCCTCAAACACTGTGAGGTAGAGCAGGTGCTGGGCACAGTCAAGAAAACTGGGGGAGATACTGGAGGCATGATGTTTAAG GTGAGCTGTAAAGATGAGAATTTGCTGTTGTACACTATGGACCAGGAGGAGGCTAAATCCTGGATCACAGCTCTGGAGACTCACATCAA GAAGCTGAGTAGTAACCGGTCAACTCTGAGGAAACCGAGCAGTACTATGGCTCCAATGAGAGGCAAATCACTCTTCAAACATCGACAAAAGGAACGTAAAGTGGACAATCAG CAAAAGGCAAAGATACATCACAAAGAAAATAAGTCAAAAACGATACGCTTCAGTGGCTCACCAATAAAAACTGGGTTATCTCCTCTTAAAAATCAGATCCGTGCTCTGTCGTATATTGAACTTAACATCAGTAATTGCCGCTCACCCAGCAAGAAACGTCGCTTAGATGCCAGTCAGATCTCAACTCCAGTAGCTGTTTCTATGACAAGGAATGGAAAACCATACAGACCTCATTCACTGGATCTTTCAGATGTGAAAATTGAG GATGCTGAATCACCAGACTTTGACTTGTTCCCGTCATCCACTGACCTGGACGATTGTGATAGAATCGAGGACACAGTTGAAGAAGAGGCTGATAGATGTGTAGATGATACAGCCAATCATATAGAGGAAAACACATTTATGCAAATGACAATGGATGACCTTGGTGAAACTGATGTTGACCTTGACTCATTCTGTAAAGCTCCTAGTAGAAAAGACAGCACATCAACTGTACCTCAGGATGTTTACTATCCAAGCAGTTATCATGCAGACACAAAACCACAACATTCCAGACATTCACTACAAAG GTTGGCATCTGGAAGTCGCAAGATCAAGAAGAGATGTGGAGAAGCTCTGAGTAGTGCATACAATAGGATACAGGAGACAAAATCGAACTGTTCTATACAGTAG